A region from the Desulfomarina profundi genome encodes:
- a CDS encoding nitrite reductase, translating into MKITGKTSITVLLPAGRLPLGIMRESHRLAEKYGFGVYLSTAQNLRLINVPESAIEAVRKKLGALGADFKGPGKFPIPRLCVGKPHCNLGVVDTEAVCMRILDRFGDRKKVKGKLKIAVAGCAMCCSAPKITDIGIFATKDGYEVYAGGKGGAFPKIGRRIARKASEEKVHEIIEILFDYHDRKTVKKQRMTKLLMEEDFPFEEV; encoded by the coding sequence ATGAAGATAACTGGTAAAACAAGTATAACCGTATTGTTGCCGGCGGGCAGACTGCCCCTCGGTATTATGAGGGAAAGCCACAGGCTGGCTGAGAAATACGGTTTCGGGGTCTATCTTTCAACGGCCCAGAATTTGCGATTGATAAACGTTCCGGAGTCTGCCATCGAAGCAGTCAGGAAAAAACTTGGTGCATTGGGTGCTGATTTCAAGGGACCTGGAAAATTCCCTATTCCCCGGCTCTGCGTAGGGAAACCCCATTGCAATTTAGGTGTTGTGGACACGGAGGCTGTCTGCATGAGAATTCTTGATCGCTTTGGTGACAGAAAAAAGGTGAAGGGCAAATTGAAAATCGCCGTTGCGGGATGTGCCATGTGCTGTTCAGCCCCGAAAATTACTGATATCGGTATCTTTGCAACAAAAGACGGCTATGAGGTGTATGCAGGTGGTAAGGGTGGTGCTTTTCCAAAGATTGGTCGTCGTATTGCAAGAAAAGCATCTGAGGAGAAGGTACATGAAATAATAGAGATACTTTTTGATTATCATGACAGAAAAACCGTCAAGAAACAGCGTATGACAAAACTCCTGATGGAAGAGGATTTTCCTTTTGAGGAGGTATGA
- a CDS encoding ATP-binding protein, translated as MNTNEILELQEQLRQARKRIAELEQFVIRQSGTVLSSALDLSKCGQLRVELEQSRNKYRKLVNYANDAMFVITLDKESHRYGYFSDVNNVACKRLGYSREELLEMTPFDISKDNDFQYHEEMILHLQEEGNITYETIFLTKSGATFPVEINALRLSISGEDLFMLIARDITERKNIITKLEKAKEEAYAASKAKSEFLANMSHEVRTPMNGVIGMLQLLKMTPLNEEQEEYVQTASISGESLLTIINDILDYSKIESGKVQINPEPFEIVSMMDPLIASFKNSLALGTVKLNYTISPDMPQYIVADSARLKQILFNLIGNAVKFTDSGEINVTISLLEQGPKNNIRVGWSVADTGIGVPEDAVDRLFEPFTRLEDARRQKRKGTGLGLSIVKQLVTQMGGTVSLKRNDNKGTTFMFDIAALQCTCHKTTETSPLAAPLLISPQRRLSALIVEDEPINQQILKAILTKLGHKTHVVSDGYSALHLLKNNSRFDVILMDVQMPEMDGLETTRKIRSLPGSKEIRNIPIIALTAYAMAGDREKCMEAGMDFYLPKPVDVKTLATTLKNLKNK; from the coding sequence ATGAACACCAACGAAATACTCGAACTCCAGGAACAACTCAGACAGGCCAGAAAACGAATTGCCGAACTGGAACAATTTGTTATCCGGCAGTCGGGGACGGTCCTGTCCTCCGCACTTGATCTGTCTAAATGCGGTCAACTCAGAGTAGAGCTGGAACAGAGCAGAAACAAATACCGCAAACTCGTAAATTATGCAAACGATGCAATGTTTGTCATCACCCTCGACAAAGAAAGCCATCGCTACGGCTATTTTTCCGATGTAAATAATGTTGCCTGCAAGCGACTCGGTTATTCCAGGGAAGAGCTCCTTGAAATGACACCCTTTGATATCAGCAAGGACAATGATTTCCAATATCATGAAGAAATGATCCTGCATCTTCAGGAAGAGGGTAATATTACATACGAAACGATTTTCCTCACCAAAAGCGGCGCCACTTTTCCAGTTGAAATCAATGCGCTTCGTCTCTCCATTTCAGGAGAAGACCTGTTCATGCTTATTGCACGGGATATAACCGAAAGAAAAAATATCATCACCAAGCTGGAGAAGGCAAAGGAAGAGGCCTATGCCGCCAGCAAGGCGAAATCTGAATTCCTGGCCAACATGAGCCATGAGGTGCGTACACCGATGAACGGTGTGATAGGTATGCTGCAGCTCCTGAAAATGACCCCTCTCAATGAAGAGCAGGAAGAGTATGTCCAGACCGCTTCAATTTCCGGAGAGTCTCTGCTGACAATTATCAATGATATTCTCGATTATTCCAAGATCGAATCGGGCAAGGTTCAGATAAACCCTGAACCTTTTGAAATTGTCTCTATGATGGATCCTCTGATAGCCTCTTTCAAAAACAGCCTTGCACTTGGAACCGTCAAACTGAATTATACCATTTCCCCGGACATGCCCCAGTACATTGTTGCGGACAGTGCACGACTCAAGCAGATCCTTTTTAATCTCATCGGCAACGCTGTCAAATTCACAGACTCAGGAGAAATAAACGTCACCATCAGTCTCCTTGAACAGGGCCCAAAAAATAATATACGGGTCGGCTGGTCCGTTGCCGACACCGGTATAGGTGTACCTGAAGATGCTGTCGACAGGCTTTTTGAACCATTTACCAGACTGGAGGATGCCAGGCGTCAGAAAAGAAAGGGAACCGGTCTGGGTCTCAGTATTGTGAAACAGCTCGTGACGCAAATGGGCGGAACAGTTTCCCTGAAAAGAAATGACAATAAAGGCACAACTTTCATGTTTGATATTGCCGCTCTTCAATGCACCTGTCACAAAACCACGGAAACAAGTCCCCTTGCCGCACCTCTATTGATCAGTCCACAGCGCCGTCTCTCCGCTCTCATTGTTGAAGATGAACCCATTAATCAGCAGATCCTCAAGGCAATCCTGACAAAACTTGGTCATAAAACCCATGTTGTCTCCGATGGCTACAGTGCTCTCCACCTGCTGAAGAATAATTCCCGTTTCGATGTAATACTTATGGATGTACAGATGCCGGAAATGGACGGGCTGGAAACAACCAGAAAAATACGCTCTCTGCCAGGATCGAAGGAAATCCGAAACATCCCCATTATTGCCCTCACCGCTTATGCCATGGCCGGAGACCGGGAAAAATGCATGGAAGCCGGGATGGATTTCTACCTGCCCAAACCAGTGGATGTGAAAACACTTGCCACCACTTTAAAAAACCTGAAAAACAAGTAA
- a CDS encoding MFS transporter: MNELQYLESRAMIRKIQANIYKLYLIKLSKWLMLIMPIVALFYRENGLNDFDIYFLQAIYAVSVAIMEIPSGYMADIIGRKKSLVLGSIMGSLGFFMYTFSSSFSGFLVAEIILGLGSSFISGSDSALLYDSLAAIRMKHRYLQFEGRITSLGNFAETAAAFCGGLLAGYLGYRSVYFVQGIIAFIAVPASLLLMEPPRDHPIEVPGFAHILIVCKETLITNKKLRSTIFFSSVIGISTLCMAWTVQIYFTAAGLTAYEITPLWVALNLTVAVAAAFAADIVTLLGERKSLLLILFFIPFGYILLGILQFRAAVISLFLFYTIRGYATPVLKDLININCSSSTRATVLSIRSMIIRFGFAVIGPVTGFFSEQFSLTAALVLTGSLLMIFSVVSGSMLFVNIAIKRN; the protein is encoded by the coding sequence ATGAATGAATTACAATACCTTGAATCCCGTGCAATGATAAGAAAAATCCAGGCAAATATCTATAAGCTCTACCTGATCAAGCTCTCCAAATGGCTTATGCTCATAATGCCCATTGTTGCTCTGTTCTACAGGGAAAACGGGCTGAATGATTTTGACATCTATTTTCTCCAGGCCATTTATGCGGTCAGCGTTGCCATTATGGAAATTCCTTCCGGTTACATGGCTGACATCATCGGCCGGAAAAAAAGTCTCGTTCTTGGTTCCATCATGGGCTCTCTCGGTTTTTTTATGTATACTTTTTCCTCTTCTTTTTCAGGATTTCTGGTCGCGGAAATCATCCTGGGATTGGGAAGCAGTTTCATTTCGGGGTCCGACTCAGCCCTTCTTTATGACAGTCTGGCCGCAATCCGCATGAAACACCGGTACCTGCAGTTTGAGGGCAGAATAACATCTCTCGGGAATTTTGCGGAAACAGCGGCTGCTTTCTGCGGCGGTCTCCTTGCAGGGTATCTCGGTTATCGATCCGTCTATTTTGTCCAGGGGATTATCGCATTTATAGCTGTTCCCGCATCGCTTCTCCTGATGGAACCACCTCGGGACCATCCCATAGAGGTTCCCGGATTCGCCCATATTCTCATAGTCTGCAAGGAAACACTGATAACAAACAAAAAGCTCCGAAGTACCATTTTCTTTTCTTCGGTTATCGGCATTTCTACCCTCTGCATGGCATGGACTGTACAAATTTACTTTACAGCAGCAGGACTCACTGCTTACGAAATAACACCCCTCTGGGTTGCCCTGAACCTGACCGTAGCCGTCGCGGCAGCATTCGCAGCAGATATCGTTACTCTTCTCGGTGAAAGAAAATCACTTCTGCTTATCCTTTTTTTCATCCCCTTCGGTTATATCCTGCTGGGTATTTTGCAGTTCCGGGCCGCGGTCATTTCTCTTTTTCTTTTTTATACAATCAGGGGATATGCCACCCCAGTCTTGAAAGACCTGATTAACATTAATTGTTCATCCAGTACCCGGGCCACTGTCCTCTCCATCAGATCAATGATCATTCGATTTGGCTTTGCAGTAATCGGACCTGTAACCGGTTTTTTCTCAGAACAGTTCAGCCTGACAGCAGCACTTGTCCTGACCGGCTCCCTGTTAATGATATTTTCTGTCGTTTCCGGCTCCATGCTTTTTGTGAATATTGCAATAAAACGGAATTAA
- a CDS encoding glycosyltransferase family A protein, producing the protein MVMVSVVIPCYNQGHFINETLNSIKVQTYGNVETVIVNDGSTDGTTDEILARLDRGAVSVIRTENRGLAAARNTGIEAARGKYILPLDADDTIEPTYIEKAVAALDADTETGIVYCRASLFGAVETEWDLPEYSLERMLLDNIIFCSALFRRDDWLAVGGYDEEMIYGWEDYSFWLSLIERGRKVYRIPERLFNYRVASDSMVRSREKWQKIQMFKRIYLRHQKLFAEHIEVWIEAVLDARDRYCTSRLYVDCGNGISDTVSVSRKVEIGTRLVVFEIRKYDKIVALRFDPVDTFAVLEIEQIDIIHESGLKKRVERIEANELYNSEGKMFFDTEDPQCFFPELGEEDLRG; encoded by the coding sequence ATGGTAATGGTTTCTGTGGTTATCCCCTGCTATAACCAGGGGCATTTTATAAATGAAACCCTTAATTCCATCAAGGTTCAGACCTATGGAAATGTTGAGACGGTCATTGTCAACGATGGATCAACGGACGGAACAACGGATGAGATACTTGCCCGATTGGATCGTGGGGCTGTCTCAGTTATCAGAACTGAAAACCGGGGTCTTGCGGCAGCACGGAATACAGGGATAGAGGCAGCAAGGGGGAAGTATATTCTGCCGCTCGATGCTGATGATACCATAGAACCGACTTATATCGAAAAGGCGGTGGCAGCCCTGGATGCTGATACCGAAACAGGTATTGTTTACTGCCGGGCATCACTTTTTGGTGCTGTCGAGACGGAATGGGACCTTCCGGAGTATTCCCTGGAGAGGATGCTGCTCGATAATATTATTTTCTGTTCCGCACTGTTCCGGCGCGATGACTGGCTTGCCGTCGGCGGGTATGACGAGGAGATGATTTACGGATGGGAAGACTACTCATTCTGGCTCAGTCTTATTGAGCGGGGGCGAAAGGTTTATCGTATACCCGAGAGGCTCTTCAACTATCGAGTTGCATCGGATTCCATGGTGAGGAGCAGGGAGAAGTGGCAGAAAATACAGATGTTCAAACGCATTTACCTGAGGCATCAGAAACTGTTCGCAGAGCATATCGAAGTCTGGATTGAGGCTGTGCTGGACGCCAGGGACAGATACTGTACCAGCCGGCTTTACGTGGACTGCGGTAATGGTATCAGCGATACAGTCAGTGTCAGTCGAAAGGTGGAGATTGGAACGCGACTGGTTGTGTTTGAAATCAGGAAATATGATAAAATCGTCGCCCTTCGTTTTGACCCGGTTGATACCTTCGCCGTTCTTGAAATAGAACAGATTGATATTATCCATGAGTCAGGTTTGAAAAAAAGAGTCGAAAGGATTGAGGCCAATGAGCTTTACAATTCTGAAGGTAAGATGTTTTTTGATACTGAGGACCCCCAATGTTTTTTCCCGGAGTTGGGGGAGGAAGATCTACGGGGGTAG
- a CDS encoding TolC family protein has translation MKSFSLIVSVGFFLLLAGISNGKEQITQVPDTWTMENAVSFAVANNPDSFIAHKRIEEARTMIATAQSIDYPMVNLSAGYSQTNNPMYSFGNILNQGAFNQTIDFNDPGRTDNLNLKASIGYRVYNGGRTTAEIDAAKAATEMQKAGLASVHQRLAFEVIKTFHAIVQAKEMVKVRQEALDAIGAALDVANARFEAGDLLRSDLLNLELQQSRASENLIQSRHTLELTKRSFLNLLGLKEGEVKISTEDLAAQEIPVNIDGSSRQELKQLKAREKASLAELRKAESGRLPTVDAFASYQVDGGLVLEEGGNSWMAGLKMDYKLFDGDRTASMIAKARARLQEIRGLIRKTELAINLEIQQAELDYKQARKRVSVTEKMVLVAQEGIRLSRARFKEGVILASDLIDFEMRLSDALARRLAAKARYQVAIANLRKVAGLEQFPTTGE, from the coding sequence ATGAAATCATTTTCTCTTATCGTTTCGGTTGGGTTCTTCCTTTTGTTGGCAGGAATTTCCAATGGCAAAGAACAGATAACACAAGTTCCCGACACTTGGACCATGGAAAATGCAGTCTCTTTTGCTGTAGCCAACAACCCTGACAGTTTCATCGCCCACAAGCGAATTGAAGAGGCCCGGACGATGATCGCCACCGCACAGTCAATCGACTACCCGATGGTCAATCTATCCGCTGGCTACAGCCAGACCAATAATCCCATGTATTCTTTCGGCAATATCCTCAACCAGGGCGCCTTTAACCAGACAATAGATTTCAACGATCCCGGAAGAACAGACAATCTCAACCTCAAGGCAAGTATAGGATACCGTGTGTACAATGGTGGCCGAACCACGGCAGAAATTGACGCAGCCAAAGCTGCAACCGAGATGCAGAAGGCAGGACTGGCATCAGTTCATCAACGACTGGCTTTTGAGGTCATCAAAACCTTCCATGCCATAGTTCAGGCAAAGGAGATGGTCAAGGTTCGTCAGGAGGCTCTGGACGCCATCGGTGCCGCCCTTGACGTGGCAAATGCCCGGTTTGAAGCCGGTGATCTTCTCCGCAGCGATCTTCTCAATCTTGAACTTCAACAGTCCCGGGCCAGTGAAAACCTGATTCAGAGCCGACACACCCTGGAACTGACCAAGCGAAGTTTCCTCAACCTGCTCGGCCTGAAAGAGGGAGAAGTAAAAATCAGTACGGAAGATTTGGCAGCCCAGGAAATTCCCGTCAATATTGATGGTTCATCAAGACAGGAACTGAAGCAACTCAAAGCCCGTGAAAAAGCCAGCCTTGCTGAACTGAGAAAAGCTGAAAGCGGCAGGTTACCGACAGTCGATGCCTTTGCCAGCTACCAGGTTGACGGTGGTCTGGTCCTTGAAGAAGGGGGCAATTCCTGGATGGCCGGCCTCAAAATGGATTATAAACTGTTTGATGGTGACCGGACTGCCTCCATGATTGCAAAAGCCAGGGCCAGGCTGCAGGAAATCCGAGGGCTTATCAGGAAAACGGAGCTGGCAATCAACCTGGAAATCCAACAGGCTGAGCTGGATTATAAACAAGCTCGCAAAAGGGTCAGTGTTACTGAAAAAATGGTCCTGGTGGCCCAGGAAGGCATCAGGCTCAGCAGGGCCCGGTTCAAAGAGGGCGTCATTCTTGCCTCTGATCTTATCGATTTTGAAATGCGCCTGTCTGATGCACTGGCCCGACGGCTTGCCGCCAAGGCACGTTACCAGGTAGCCATAGCCAACCTCCGCAAAGTTGCGGGTTTGGAGCAATTTCCAACCACAGGAGAGTAA
- a CDS encoding efflux RND transporter periplasmic adaptor subunit has protein sequence MKQNGTRILWTFFIISLLSPVLWTLDTAEATPEKHNASLPEAVVSVQKVQKSIAKNQIEIVGTVQAVEQAEIAAKISGNIVKLPVDLGTRVARGDLLVEIQAEEISAKLQQAKAQLEQAKRNLAREEKLLKKKAATLETVKSLRDMVRIAEAAHREARIMLGYTKIVAPFSGIVTRKLTNIGDLATPGKPLLSLEEENNLQVLTDIPEAMILRINKGDNLPVFIPSVNLTIVGKVAEVAPTADPFSRTAPIKLKIPADPRLRSGQFARVTLALASAETLTVPENAVTNFGQIERVFVVENGKAELRIVRTGNHSGDRIEILSGLKENEDIIVSDSRTLVDGQPVSIQ, from the coding sequence ATGAAGCAAAACGGAACACGAATTCTCTGGACATTTTTTATTATTTCTTTGCTGTCCCCTGTTCTCTGGACTCTTGATACTGCAGAAGCCACACCTGAAAAACATAACGCGTCGCTCCCTGAAGCAGTTGTGAGTGTGCAGAAAGTGCAAAAGAGTATTGCCAAGAACCAGATTGAAATTGTGGGAACGGTACAGGCTGTGGAACAGGCAGAAATAGCTGCCAAAATTAGCGGCAATATTGTCAAGTTACCCGTTGATCTCGGCACCCGTGTTGCCAGGGGAGATCTTCTGGTGGAAATTCAGGCGGAGGAAATATCGGCAAAACTCCAGCAGGCCAAAGCTCAACTGGAGCAGGCAAAACGCAATCTCGCCCGGGAAGAAAAACTGCTGAAGAAAAAGGCGGCCACCCTCGAAACAGTAAAATCGTTAAGGGACATGGTACGAATAGCTGAAGCAGCCCATCGGGAAGCAAGAATAATGCTGGGATACACAAAAATTGTTGCCCCGTTTTCCGGTATTGTAACACGAAAACTTACCAATATCGGGGATCTGGCCACTCCGGGAAAACCCCTTCTCTCCCTTGAAGAAGAAAACAACCTCCAGGTTTTAACCGACATTCCGGAAGCAATGATTCTCAGAATTAACAAGGGCGACAATCTGCCGGTTTTTATCCCTTCGGTCAACCTGACAATTGTCGGTAAAGTAGCGGAAGTAGCCCCCACCGCAGACCCGTTTTCACGCACTGCGCCAATCAAACTGAAAATACCGGCAGATCCCAGGCTGCGCTCAGGACAGTTTGCCAGGGTCACACTGGCATTGGCTTCCGCTGAAACCCTCACTGTTCCTGAAAATGCGGTAACAAATTTCGGCCAGATAGAGCGCGTCTTTGTAGTTGAAAACGGAAAAGCCGAACTCCGTATTGTCCGCACGGGAAATCACAGCGGAGATCGCATTGAAATCCTGAGTGGCCTGAAAGAAAATGAAGACATCATCGTTTCCGACTCCCGTACTCTCGTTGATGGTCAACCTGTAAGCATTCAATGA
- a CDS encoding glycosyltransferase family 2 protein codes for MLERNINPLGFLLKRKPYSGFDPEYYLDRTPAVAGSGLSPWEHYVYYGAAEGKNPLLLFDPRWYRMQHPEISPYCRDLYSHFQAGNNAARFRPSEWFDPLFYRQHSLTAENGGKNPLVHYLAQGVFSGCYTDSRVAELPEKPLISIIVPVYNVQADYLNNCIRSVLHQAYPHWELCLADDCSTDGHIRPLLEKWYRRDPRINVVYLQENKGIAGATEEAVKMAKGDYLAFLDNDDELTVDALYQVVKGLLEGGADLLYTDEDLIGDDGTCFSTFYKPDYNRELLLCHNYITHLLVVSRELYESSGGVCSEMDGAQDYDLVLKLCHRAKKVDHINRVLYHWRASETSTSINHQQKSYADRAGKQAVEKALGRLEREGEVLATEWKFFYNPRYVISWVSRVSIIVTRLETVENIRSHVKDLCSRTGYRQIEVILLLNENSEIDERDGIQSAEDFRVQFLFFSENDSTACRLNRAASQATGEFLVFMDGRYTIAEEQWLESFLGFARFEDVGFVTGKVTATEYGEINRVPDIQNRSPGYYLQWITGCSVHMNGLQCSQQVMMVSGIFVL; via the coding sequence TTGTTGGAAAGAAACATCAATCCCCTGGGATTTCTCCTGAAAAGAAAACCTTATTCAGGATTTGATCCCGAATATTACCTGGATCGTACCCCCGCAGTGGCCGGGAGTGGTTTGTCCCCTTGGGAGCATTATGTCTACTATGGGGCCGCAGAAGGGAAAAATCCGCTCCTCCTCTTTGATCCACGTTGGTACAGGATGCAGCATCCTGAAATCTCACCGTATTGCCGGGATTTATACAGCCATTTTCAGGCAGGGAACAATGCGGCCCGTTTTCGACCCTCGGAATGGTTTGATCCTCTTTTTTACCGGCAACATTCTTTGACTGCAGAAAATGGTGGTAAAAATCCTCTGGTTCACTACCTGGCCCAGGGTGTTTTTTCCGGCTGTTATACTGATAGTCGGGTTGCAGAACTTCCTGAGAAGCCGCTTATTTCTATCATTGTGCCAGTTTACAATGTGCAGGCCGATTATCTGAACAATTGCATACGCTCAGTTCTTCACCAGGCATACCCTCACTGGGAACTCTGTCTTGCTGATGACTGCAGCACCGATGGACATATACGTCCTCTGCTTGAGAAATGGTACAGGAGGGATCCGCGTATCAATGTCGTATATCTGCAAGAAAACAAGGGTATTGCCGGGGCAACAGAAGAGGCGGTAAAAATGGCGAAGGGCGACTATCTTGCCTTTCTGGACAACGATGATGAACTGACTGTGGATGCCCTTTACCAGGTTGTAAAGGGTCTCCTTGAAGGTGGAGCTGACCTGCTGTATACGGATGAGGATCTCATCGGCGATGACGGGACCTGTTTCAGCACCTTCTATAAACCTGATTATAATCGGGAGCTTCTGCTTTGTCACAATTATATAACGCACCTGCTGGTGGTTTCCCGCGAACTGTATGAAAGCAGCGGAGGTGTCTGCAGCGAGATGGATGGAGCACAGGATTATGATCTGGTGCTTAAACTCTGTCACCGTGCGAAAAAGGTGGATCATATAAACAGAGTCCTGTATCACTGGCGGGCATCGGAGACATCGACATCCATAAATCATCAGCAGAAAAGCTATGCCGACCGCGCGGGAAAGCAGGCTGTGGAGAAAGCACTGGGTCGGCTGGAACGGGAGGGAGAGGTGTTGGCGACGGAGTGGAAGTTTTTCTATAATCCCCGTTATGTTATTTCATGGGTGTCCAGAGTTTCCATCATAGTTACCCGGCTTGAAACGGTTGAAAATATCCGCAGCCACGTAAAAGATCTGTGCAGCAGGACCGGGTATAGACAAATTGAAGTCATTCTGCTCCTCAATGAAAATTCTGAAATTGATGAACGTGATGGTATACAGTCTGCTGAGGATTTCAGGGTGCAATTCCTCTTTTTTTCTGAAAATGATTCCACTGCCTGTCGGTTGAACAGGGCTGCGTCCCAGGCGACCGGTGAATTCCTGGTATTTATGGATGGCAGATATACCATTGCAGAAGAGCAATGGCTTGAATCCTTTCTGGGATTCGCTCGATTCGAGGATGTCGGTTTTGTTACAGGGAAGGTAACTGCCACGGAGTACGGGGAAATAAACCGGGTACCGGATATTCAGAATCGTTCTCCCGGTTACTATCTACAGTGGATCACTGGCTGTTCTGTCCATATGAATGGCCTGCAGTGCAGCCAACAGGTAATGATGGTTTCGGGGATTTTTGTCTTGTGA
- a CDS encoding NUDIX hydrolase produces MQKPSAAVAIIKSLTPEKSFLVIRRAIHPNDPWSGHFSFPGGRKEDTDRDLLETCIRETREEVGITLSENKLQTTLPVTTVGKNLNFEIIVQPFLFELSKQPPLILNPHEVQKSCWLKERDFLDQTRHQEIEMIPGTMFPAFPLGDYFLWGFTYKILRFILEM; encoded by the coding sequence ATGCAAAAACCTTCCGCTGCCGTAGCCATTATAAAAAGCCTCACACCGGAAAAAAGTTTTCTGGTCATCAGAAGAGCCATTCACCCGAATGATCCCTGGTCCGGGCACTTCTCTTTTCCCGGAGGCCGAAAAGAAGATACAGACAGGGATCTGCTTGAAACATGCATACGAGAAACCAGGGAAGAAGTGGGAATAACACTCTCTGAAAATAAACTGCAAACCACCTTGCCCGTGACAACTGTGGGTAAAAATCTCAACTTTGAAATCATCGTTCAACCATTTCTTTTTGAGTTATCCAAACAACCCCCGTTAATACTGAATCCCCATGAAGTGCAAAAATCTTGCTGGCTGAAGGAAAGAGATTTTCTGGACCAGACACGCCACCAGGAGATCGAGATGATACCGGGCACCATGTTTCCCGCTTTTCCTCTCGGAGATTATTTTCTGTGGGGATTTACCTACAAGATTCTCAGATTCATTCTTGAAATGTAA
- a CDS encoding NRDE family protein — translation MCLLFLSFKLTPGYRLVLAANRDEFLHRLTAPLHYRDEEKTILAGRDMQGGGTWLGLSKRGKIAAITNFRQGGILRSDAPSRGEIIDSYLRSDDSVEVFLAELQKKGGEYNGFNLILGDVDSLFYYTNQGVDKNPVALKPGFYGLCNHFLDSPWPKLVRGKKLLRPVMVETEIIKPATIFSLLQDSWRPEDNCLPETGVGLEWERLLGSIFIDGESYGTRSSAVITVNESGEAMFCEKTYYRNKKNDDVVCFNEMLDCV, via the coding sequence ATGTGCCTGCTTTTTTTATCATTCAAATTGACGCCGGGTTACAGACTTGTTCTGGCCGCCAACAGGGATGAGTTTCTCCATCGCCTCACAGCTCCTCTGCATTATAGAGATGAAGAGAAGACAATTCTTGCAGGTCGTGATATGCAGGGAGGAGGAACATGGCTTGGACTCAGCAAAAGAGGAAAGATTGCCGCAATCACCAATTTTCGTCAAGGTGGTATACTGCGGAGTGACGCACCGTCCAGAGGAGAGATCATTGATTCGTATCTTCGATCAGATGATTCCGTGGAAGTTTTTCTAGCCGAGTTGCAGAAAAAAGGGGGAGAATATAACGGGTTTAATCTGATTTTGGGTGACGTTGACAGTCTCTTTTATTATACAAACCAGGGGGTTGATAAAAATCCTGTTGCCTTGAAACCTGGATTCTATGGATTGTGCAATCATTTTCTGGATAGCCCGTGGCCAAAACTTGTTCGAGGGAAAAAACTGTTGAGACCTGTAATGGTGGAAACGGAAATAATAAAGCCGGCGACTATTTTTTCCCTGTTGCAGGACTCATGGCGCCCGGAGGACAATTGTCTGCCGGAGACAGGAGTTGGGCTTGAATGGGAAAGACTGCTGGGATCAATCTTTATCGATGGAGAGTCCTATGGGACACGATCTTCTGCTGTCATCACAGTCAATGAGAGTGGGGAAGCAATGTTTTGTGAGAAGACCTATTACCGGAATAAAAAGAATGATGATGTCGTTTGTTTTAATGAGATGCTTGATTGTGTATAA